From Halobacillus sp. Marseille-Q1614, the proteins below share one genomic window:
- the pepV gene encoding dipeptidase PepV — MNFSLGPVEEEEYVNRLCKLLKIKSVYVESERYPYGPHIDQALNYMLDMAKEDGFQVKNVDGHAGHVEFGEGEEIIGILGHLDVVPPGEGWDSDPFEPIIKDGKIFGRGAQDDKGPVIAAYIAMKFLKEKGFMPDKKVRLILGTDEERDWHGINYYFNKEEMPVFGFSPDASFPVIHAEKGLIDGYITFPANEGSGETVLESLSGGDRLNMVPATAEAVIKGEAGELKESFSRFLKEHQLNGTVQEEGSTVKLLLNGKTAHASTPEKGINAVSSLLQFNGGLPLSTSQACFVQQLNHGLSNSAGEGIGLSISDEPSGKLTLNLGSIDWKKGDKCKVGVNVRYPVTTRYQKVMERLEAFAEKAGGHFELYDHLQSLYVEKENKNVQTLLNVYNKWTNEQASPQSMGGATYARALKSGVAYGALFKDSPDTAHQANEHVLISDMMKAAAIYAEAIYRLTAE, encoded by the coding sequence ATGAATTTTTCATTAGGTCCAGTGGAAGAAGAAGAGTATGTTAATCGTCTATGTAAGCTGTTAAAAATAAAAAGTGTTTATGTAGAGAGTGAAAGGTATCCATATGGTCCGCATATTGATCAGGCTTTAAATTATATGCTTGATATGGCGAAAGAAGACGGGTTTCAAGTGAAAAATGTTGATGGCCATGCCGGCCATGTGGAGTTTGGAGAAGGGGAAGAAATCATCGGGATTCTCGGCCATTTAGATGTGGTACCTCCAGGAGAGGGGTGGGACAGTGACCCTTTTGAACCTATTATTAAGGATGGGAAAATTTTTGGCCGTGGAGCCCAGGATGACAAAGGACCGGTTATAGCAGCTTACATCGCTATGAAATTTTTAAAGGAGAAGGGGTTTATGCCCGATAAAAAAGTCCGGCTGATTTTGGGTACAGACGAAGAAAGAGACTGGCACGGCATCAATTATTATTTTAATAAAGAAGAGATGCCTGTATTTGGCTTCTCTCCGGATGCCTCTTTTCCTGTGATACATGCCGAAAAGGGGCTGATCGACGGCTACATTACTTTTCCGGCCAATGAGGGGAGCGGCGAGACCGTGTTGGAATCTCTCAGCGGGGGAGACCGTTTAAATATGGTCCCTGCAACAGCTGAAGCTGTAATAAAAGGAGAAGCTGGCGAACTTAAGGAGAGTTTTTCCCGGTTTTTAAAAGAACATCAACTGAACGGGACCGTACAGGAGGAAGGCAGTACAGTAAAGCTCCTATTAAACGGGAAAACGGCACATGCAAGCACCCCTGAAAAAGGGATAAATGCTGTTTCAAGCCTGCTCCAGTTTAATGGAGGCCTGCCACTTAGCACATCTCAAGCATGCTTCGTGCAGCAGTTAAACCACGGCTTGTCTAATTCTGCAGGAGAAGGGATCGGGCTTTCCATTTCCGATGAACCTTCAGGAAAATTAACCTTAAACCTCGGTTCCATCGATTGGAAAAAAGGTGATAAGTGTAAAGTGGGTGTCAATGTCCGCTATCCTGTAACTACACGTTATCAAAAGGTGATGGAAAGGTTGGAAGCATTTGCAGAAAAAGCAGGCGGGCATTTTGAGCTCTATGATCATCTGCAATCTTTATATGTAGAGAAAGAGAATAAAAATGTCCAGACCCTTTTAAACGTTTATAATAAATGGACAAACGAGCAGGCATCTCCACAATCTATGGGAGGGGCTACCTATGCAAGAGCTTTAAAAAGCGGTGTAGCTTACGGCGCTTTGTTCAAGGACAGTCCAGATACGGCTCACCAGGCAAATGAGCATGTTCTGATCTCTGACATGATGAAGGCAGCTGCCATTTATGCTGAAGCAATTTATCGGCTGACTGCTGAATAA
- the thpR gene encoding RNA 2',3'-cyclic phosphodiesterase, with product MTSHYFVGIPVDPSLVPLFSKWQASLKEHMDYKVWTHPEDFHITLKFLGPSSEDQLQSLLNNLNEVDWPEAFSLSAGPAGYFGNPRNPRVFHVEVSLPSALEKIQNLVEQAGKKAGYSLENRKYSPHITLAKKWRSGQSPLIDHPDKFEETIEMDVHRFFVYQILPKETPKYHKVAEYELKKGKP from the coding sequence ATGACTTCACATTATTTTGTTGGCATTCCTGTTGATCCGTCTCTAGTTCCGCTTTTTTCCAAATGGCAGGCTTCTTTAAAGGAACATATGGACTACAAAGTATGGACACACCCTGAAGATTTTCATATCACCCTAAAGTTTTTAGGTCCGAGTTCTGAGGATCAGCTGCAATCTCTTCTCAATAACTTAAATGAAGTTGATTGGCCTGAAGCTTTTTCGCTTTCGGCAGGACCTGCAGGTTATTTCGGCAATCCGAGGAACCCGAGAGTTTTTCACGTTGAGGTCAGTTTACCGTCTGCGCTCGAGAAAATTCAGAATCTTGTGGAACAGGCGGGAAAGAAAGCCGGTTACTCTTTAGAAAATAGGAAGTATTCTCCCCATATTACACTTGCCAAGAAATGGAGAAGCGGGCAGTCTCCTCTCATTGACCATCCAGATAAGTTTGAAGAAACTATAGAAATGGACGTTCACCGCTTTTTTGTTTATCAAATACTTCCTAAAGAAACACCTAAATATCATAAAGTGGCTGAATATGAATTGAAGAAAGGAAAACCTTAA
- a CDS encoding polysaccharide biosynthesis protein, with protein MSKILKGTMILTGATFLSKFLGMIYTVPFEQMVGPEGMSLYFYAYTPYNILLSLSTLGVPMAVSKFVSKYNSLEDYQTGREMFKSGMQLMALTGLVTFLMLFFGAETIAKFSLSGEDSAASVADTAMVIRMVSFALLIIPSMSIIRGFFQGNESMAPTGVSQVIEQIVRIAFLLVAVYIVIYLMDGGIPMAIGFSTFAAFIGGIASLIVLIIYWKKRKPYLDRQLEQQEYTYDLSKKDMFKELISYAGPFILVGIATPLYQLIDQFTFNKAMTAAGLSSISDASLSAIHVLSHKLVIIPVTLGIGLSLALLPAITKSFTGQKMNQLNHQINQALQIIALLIIPAVVGLSILAFEAFGSFYGVDEQLGYYGELLRWYAPVGLLFALYTVTSAILQGVNQQNFALISLGSGLLIKLLTNSWFIILFGAKGSIISTGTAVLIAVSLNLWKIHSSIQFSYRHVFKRTLLILILTALMGAAVWVIKWTFSLAWDPMENRLAALFILLISAGLGGLLYLWMAYQTTLLERILGGRVRVLDKFLRR; from the coding sequence ATGTCGAAAATATTAAAAGGCACGATGATTTTAACAGGTGCTACTTTTTTATCAAAGTTCCTCGGTATGATTTATACCGTTCCATTTGAACAGATGGTAGGACCAGAGGGGATGTCTCTGTATTTCTACGCTTATACACCATACAACATTTTGCTGAGTTTATCTACACTTGGCGTGCCTATGGCTGTTTCAAAGTTTGTATCAAAATATAATTCACTGGAAGACTATCAAACAGGTAGAGAGATGTTTAAGTCAGGTATGCAGCTTATGGCATTGACAGGGCTAGTCACATTTCTGATGTTATTTTTTGGTGCGGAAACTATTGCTAAGTTCAGCTTGTCAGGAGAAGATAGTGCTGCTTCTGTAGCAGATACGGCAATGGTTATTCGTATGGTCAGTTTTGCCTTATTAATTATTCCTAGTATGAGTATCATCAGGGGATTCTTTCAGGGGAATGAATCGATGGCTCCCACTGGAGTGTCCCAAGTTATTGAACAAATCGTTCGGATAGCATTTTTATTAGTAGCTGTATATATTGTGATTTATCTAATGGATGGCGGTATTCCAATGGCGATCGGCTTCTCTACTTTCGCCGCTTTTATTGGCGGGATTGCTTCGCTGATCGTTTTAATTATTTATTGGAAAAAGCGCAAGCCTTACTTGGATCGTCAGTTGGAACAGCAGGAATATACGTATGATTTATCGAAAAAAGATATGTTTAAAGAATTAATCAGCTATGCAGGTCCTTTCATATTAGTCGGAATTGCAACACCTCTTTATCAGCTGATTGACCAGTTTACATTCAACAAAGCTATGACAGCTGCCGGATTGTCATCGATTTCGGACGCCTCTTTATCAGCGATCCACGTGCTGAGCCACAAGCTTGTCATTATTCCGGTAACATTAGGGATTGGCTTATCTTTAGCCTTGCTGCCGGCCATTACTAAATCATTTACCGGCCAGAAAATGAACCAGCTGAATCATCAGATTAACCAGGCTCTGCAAATCATAGCTCTCTTAATTATTCCCGCTGTAGTAGGGCTATCCATATTAGCATTTGAGGCGTTTGGTTCTTTCTATGGTGTCGATGAGCAGCTCGGTTATTATGGAGAACTGCTCAGGTGGTATGCGCCTGTCGGCTTATTATTTGCGCTTTATACCGTGACTTCCGCCATCTTACAGGGCGTTAACCAGCAAAATTTTGCCCTGATCAGCTTAGGGTCCGGGTTGTTAATTAAGCTGCTTACCAACTCATGGTTTATTATTTTATTTGGAGCGAAAGGTTCCATAATTTCTACAGGAACTGCCGTATTAATTGCTGTATCTTTAAACCTGTGGAAAATACACAGCTCCATACAATTTTCTTACCGGCACGTATTTAAACGGACGTTGCTCATATTAATTTTGACTGCTTTAATGGGTGCGGCCGTCTGGGTAATTAAGTGGACGTTCTCACTCGCCTGGGACCCGATGGAAAACCGGTTAGCTGCTTTATTTATTCTTCTGATAAGTGCGGGCCTCGGCGGGCTGCTATACCTTTGGATGGCTTATCAGACTACGTTGCTTGAACGAATTCTTGGCGGCAGAGTCCGTGTGTTAGATAAATTTCTAAGAAGGTAG
- a CDS encoding diacylglycerol kinase family protein — MTNPHAGNGKALKLLKLIQKEPLFTQGKCRSYQTESAGHGEKLIRLLMKLHHTTIDHVIVIGGDGTLHEVMNGLTDFPSTPVGFIPAGTGNDFARGTDMKTKGVERFKEILRQPQFTQVKIGEYHQAAHSKKRVFVNSIGFGLDGEVVRKAAQQSRLIKWSFPYVWALLQSLRTYDFFEAEVIIDQKKLKCRQFTMVTTANHPYYGKGMKIAPQSSIHSPEFSIIIVEAMPKWKILLLFATVFFGKHTGLKEVHEFRGREVRVFPKEIISGQVDGQPIKIEDCTIRKSKQVSSFILKV; from the coding sequence ATAACCAATCCCCATGCCGGAAATGGAAAAGCTTTAAAGCTGTTAAAGTTAATTCAAAAGGAACCCCTTTTCACACAGGGAAAATGCAGGTCTTATCAAACAGAGAGTGCTGGTCATGGAGAAAAGCTGATTCGTTTGCTTATGAAGCTGCACCATACAACAATAGATCATGTAATAGTAATTGGAGGGGATGGGACACTCCATGAAGTAATGAACGGGCTTACTGACTTTCCTTCGACTCCTGTAGGTTTTATTCCTGCTGGAACGGGAAATGACTTTGCACGGGGTACAGATATGAAAACTAAAGGTGTGGAAAGATTTAAAGAAATACTCCGTCAACCCCAGTTTACTCAAGTGAAAATTGGGGAGTATCACCAGGCGGCACACTCTAAAAAGAGAGTTTTCGTTAACAGCATCGGGTTTGGTCTTGATGGTGAAGTAGTGAGAAAGGCGGCTCAACAGAGCAGGCTTATTAAATGGTCATTTCCTTATGTATGGGCATTGCTGCAGTCCCTTCGAACGTATGATTTCTTTGAAGCTGAAGTAATCATTGATCAAAAGAAGCTGAAATGCAGGCAGTTTACGATGGTGACGACTGCAAATCACCCTTATTACGGGAAAGGAATGAAGATCGCCCCTCAATCTTCTATCCATAGTCCGGAATTTTCTATTATTATAGTAGAAGCTATGCCTAAGTGGAAAATACTGCTGCTATTTGCTACTGTTTTTTTCGGTAAACATACGGGGTTAAAAGAAGTCCACGAATTCAGAGGGAGAGAAGTTCGCGTTTTTCCTAAGGAAATCATCTCAGGACAGGTGGATGGACAGCCTATTAAAATAGAAGATTGTACGATTAGAAAGTCAAAACAGGTCAGCTCCTTTATCTTGAAAGTATAG
- a CDS encoding potassium channel family protein: MLILKRFFRKMAEINNYLLFISSGALIIVATWLIVLIEPETFPTYFEGFWWVMTTVTTVGYGDYSPATAAGRWVAIILYIIGIGLIGVVIGKIIEGFALFRKKRVEGDIVYKDRDHFIIIGWSQKAKFAVEEINGTNPDAEIIIIDHLKEAPVLKNNIHYIKGDASDQTTLKKANVSQAKAVLIFADDSFVNEQMADGQTLLIASTIESLAPHIQTVVEIMDERHIPNFKHARVDEFIVSNETISSLAVRSAFRKGVSSIYSQLLSRSVGDDLYHVDRKSKWKTYRDAFEDLLSEGATLIADRDDLTINRRLEEELPVDAELYVVCDQETYQKIKE, translated from the coding sequence GTGCTGATCTTAAAAAGGTTTTTTCGGAAAATGGCGGAAATAAATAATTACCTATTATTTATCTCTAGCGGGGCACTCATTATAGTGGCCACATGGCTGATTGTCCTCATTGAACCAGAAACATTTCCGACGTATTTTGAAGGCTTTTGGTGGGTAATGACTACTGTTACTACAGTGGGGTATGGAGACTATTCTCCTGCTACGGCGGCAGGGCGCTGGGTCGCGATCATTCTGTATATTATTGGGATTGGCCTAATAGGGGTAGTTATTGGAAAAATAATTGAAGGTTTTGCTCTATTTAGAAAGAAAAGAGTGGAGGGAGATATCGTGTATAAAGATCGTGATCACTTTATTATTATTGGCTGGTCCCAAAAAGCTAAATTTGCCGTAGAAGAAATTAATGGTACGAATCCCGATGCAGAGATTATAATTATCGATCATTTGAAAGAAGCCCCGGTTCTTAAAAACAACATTCATTACATAAAAGGAGATGCTTCAGATCAGACTACTCTGAAAAAAGCCAATGTCAGTCAAGCCAAAGCTGTACTCATATTTGCTGATGATTCATTTGTCAATGAGCAAATGGCTGATGGACAAACTCTGCTAATCGCTTCTACAATTGAAAGTCTTGCTCCTCACATTCAAACAGTTGTAGAGATTATGGATGAACGTCATATCCCTAATTTTAAGCATGCTCGTGTAGATGAATTTATTGTATCGAATGAAACCATTTCATCTTTAGCTGTCCGCTCAGCATTTAGAAAAGGCGTTTCCAGTATTTATAGTCAGCTGTTAAGCCGGTCAGTAGGGGATGATCTCTATCACGTGGATCGAAAGTCAAAATGGAAAACTTACCGCGATGCATTTGAAGATCTTCTAAGTGAAGGAGCTACTTTAATAGCAGATAGAGATGACCTGACAATTAACAGGCGGCTAGAAGAAGAACTGCCAGTAGATGCTGAGTTATACGTCGTTTGTGATCAGGAAACCTACCAAAAAATTAAGGAGTGA
- a CDS encoding DeoR family transcriptional regulator, which yields MNHPSSRMLDRIKAVYLYIQKQGMVTTNQLAEEFGITDRTMQRDLSVLEYNGLVSSPHRGKWITTEKKVKIS from the coding sequence TTGAATCATCCATCATCCCGTATGTTAGATCGAATTAAAGCAGTTTACTTGTACATCCAAAAGCAGGGAATGGTGACAACTAATCAGCTAGCTGAAGAATTCGGTATTACGGATCGGACGATGCAAAGAGACTTAAGTGTTTTGGAGTACAATGGACTTGTATCTAGTCCGCACAGAGGAAAGTGGATAACGACAGAAAAGAAAGTAAAAATATCTTAA
- a CDS encoding EAL domain-containing protein: protein MIERAERFHISLLAEGIETLEEWKWLQSTGISLGQGYYFGKPQKKPKDELILP, encoded by the coding sequence GTGATTGAACGTGCGGAAAGATTTCATATTTCCTTACTGGCAGAAGGAATAGAAACGTTGGAAGAATGGAAATGGCTCCAAAGCACAGGGATTTCATTAGGGCAGGGCTATTATTTCGGAAAACCACAAAAAAAACCAAAAGATGAGCTTATTCTTCCATAA
- a CDS encoding phosphotransferase, whose product MKVNWLEDILGQDWTIIPAGGSTGEAYYAQNEGKRLFLKRNSSPFLAVLSAEGIVPKLVWTKRLENGDVITAQEWLEGRELNTEEMKHPRVAALLSKIHHSTELLDMLMRIGKHPLKPEDVLIDLKENQKILDQVGPRIEVHHALKYIENRVQYVQNDIHVVCHCDTNHNNWLLSSNNQLYLIDWDNAMVADPALDLGMLLYTYIPEENWGKWMQQYGITATDHLMERMKWYAVSQSLSFIQWHMMRGEDKEASIRIKKLNDMMVRHHLK is encoded by the coding sequence TTGAAGGTGAATTGGTTGGAGGACATTTTAGGACAAGATTGGACAATTATTCCTGCTGGAGGATCAACAGGAGAAGCATATTATGCTCAAAACGAGGGTAAACGTTTATTCTTAAAAAGAAATTCTTCCCCCTTCCTTGCCGTACTTTCTGCTGAAGGTATCGTACCTAAGCTAGTCTGGACAAAAAGGCTGGAAAACGGGGATGTTATAACTGCCCAGGAATGGCTGGAAGGCCGGGAGTTAAACACGGAAGAGATGAAACACCCGCGTGTTGCTGCCCTGCTTAGTAAAATTCATCATTCCACAGAATTGCTGGATATGCTGATGAGAATAGGCAAGCATCCTTTAAAACCGGAAGATGTCCTAATCGACCTTAAAGAAAACCAAAAGATTTTGGATCAGGTGGGCCCTCGAATAGAAGTCCATCATGCCCTTAAATATATTGAGAATAGAGTGCAGTACGTACAGAACGATATCCATGTCGTCTGTCACTGTGATACGAATCATAACAACTGGCTGCTATCTTCTAACAATCAGCTGTATTTAATTGATTGGGACAATGCTATGGTAGCCGATCCGGCTCTAGATTTAGGGATGCTGCTCTATACTTACATCCCTGAGGAAAACTGGGGAAAATGGATGCAGCAATATGGAATTACGGCTACAGATCATTTAATGGAGCGAATGAAATGGTATGCCGTTTCTCAATCACTGTCATTTATTCAGTGGCATATGATGCGCGGTGAGGATAAAGAGGCCTCAATTCGTATAAAGAAACTAAATGATATGATGGTTCGCCATCACTTGAAATAA
- a CDS encoding NAD(P)/FAD-dependent oxidoreductase, which translates to MCYQVIVIGGGPSGLMAAIAAAEQGVKTLLIDKGKKLGTKLAISGGGRCNVTNRLPEEEVIKHIPGNGRFLYSPFSVFNNYDIIEFVENLGVSLKEEDHGRMFPVSNKAKDVVNALLHQLDSLNVEVRTETPVEAINYGEDTHQVILKSGEKLNTSSVVLAVGGKAVPHTGSTGDGYSWAKQAGHTVTDLFPTEVPLLSRDPFIKKKALQGLSLRDVSVSVLNEKNKKIITHKMDMLFTHFGLSGPAILRCSQYAVKELRKGRSSVIIEIDCLPEEKEQQLIDSLQKQIKDHPRKSFRNVVKGLVPERLLDYLLELVNISSQDNAANISNQQIREFVQFIKHFQVNVYDSQPMEKAFVTGGGVSIKEIVPNTMQSKLMNGLYFCGEILDIHGYTGGYNITAAMVTGRVAGMHAAYESMVN; encoded by the coding sequence ATGTGCTATCAAGTCATCGTCATCGGCGGCGGGCCATCCGGCTTAATGGCCGCCATTGCAGCAGCAGAGCAGGGAGTAAAAACACTGCTTATCGATAAGGGAAAAAAACTCGGAACCAAACTGGCCATCTCCGGCGGAGGGCGCTGTAATGTGACCAACCGTCTTCCTGAAGAAGAAGTAATTAAACACATCCCAGGGAATGGACGATTTTTGTACAGCCCATTTTCCGTTTTTAATAATTACGACATCATCGAATTTGTTGAAAACCTCGGTGTCTCACTTAAAGAAGAAGATCATGGACGGATGTTTCCGGTAAGCAATAAGGCGAAAGACGTGGTAAATGCCCTCCTGCATCAGTTGGATTCCTTAAACGTAGAAGTCCGAACGGAAACTCCTGTAGAAGCGATCAATTACGGTGAAGATACCCATCAGGTTATATTGAAATCGGGAGAAAAACTGAACACTTCCTCGGTTGTTCTTGCTGTCGGCGGAAAAGCCGTCCCTCACACGGGATCTACCGGCGATGGCTACTCCTGGGCCAAGCAAGCCGGACATACAGTAACAGATCTTTTTCCTACTGAAGTGCCTCTGCTGTCCAGAGATCCGTTTATAAAGAAAAAAGCCTTGCAAGGTCTTTCCCTTAGAGATGTAAGTGTATCGGTTCTAAATGAAAAAAATAAAAAAATCATCACTCATAAGATGGACATGCTCTTTACTCACTTTGGTTTGTCAGGGCCAGCTATTTTACGATGCTCCCAGTATGCGGTAAAAGAGTTAAGGAAAGGCCGGTCTTCTGTTATTATTGAAATCGACTGTCTGCCAGAAGAGAAAGAACAGCAGCTGATCGATTCACTGCAGAAACAAATCAAAGATCATCCAAGAAAATCGTTCCGTAATGTTGTAAAAGGTCTTGTGCCTGAACGGTTGCTGGATTATCTTCTGGAACTCGTGAACATTTCCTCACAGGATAACGCTGCAAATATTTCGAATCAGCAAATTCGAGAATTCGTTCAGTTTATCAAGCACTTTCAAGTGAATGTTTATGACTCTCAGCCGATGGAAAAAGCATTTGTCACAGGCGGGGGAGTGTCCATTAAAGAGATCGTTCCAAATACAATGCAGTCAAAATTAATGAATGGGTTATATTTTTGCGGGGAAATCCTCGACATCCATGGCTATACCGGCGGATATAATATTACGGCTGCTATGGTAACAGGACGAGTAGCAGGGATGCATGCTGCCTATGAATCGATGGTAAATTAA
- a CDS encoding pseudouridine synthase, which produces MRIDKLLANMGYGTRKEVKNLLKSGGVRVNNEPEKSPKTHVDPEKDVVTVMGETVEYRKYIYLMLNKPGDLLSATEDPHDMTVIDILQPEDQIFEPFPVGRLDKDTEGLLLITNDGQLAHRLTSPKKDIGKTYYATIDGKVSEEDVTAFSKGIELDDGYVTKPAELEILKSNDISEIELTITEGKFHQVKRMFEAVGKRVTYLKRLKIGELHLDEELELGEYRELGDDELDYLLTITKLND; this is translated from the coding sequence ATGAGAATCGATAAACTGCTTGCAAATATGGGGTATGGAACCCGAAAAGAAGTTAAAAACCTTCTCAAGAGCGGCGGGGTTAGAGTAAACAACGAACCGGAAAAGAGTCCGAAAACACATGTTGATCCAGAGAAAGATGTTGTGACAGTTATGGGAGAAACAGTGGAGTATAGGAAATATATTTACCTGATGCTTAATAAGCCGGGAGATTTGCTCTCAGCAACCGAGGACCCTCACGATATGACAGTCATCGATATTCTTCAGCCAGAAGATCAGATATTTGAACCTTTTCCTGTCGGCCGCCTTGATAAAGATACCGAAGGCTTGCTGCTTATTACGAATGATGGTCAGCTGGCACACCGGCTGACTTCTCCTAAAAAGGACATAGGGAAAACGTATTACGCGACGATCGATGGAAAGGTTAGTGAAGAGGATGTGACTGCCTTTTCAAAAGGGATTGAATTAGACGACGGTTATGTAACAAAACCGGCAGAGCTAGAAATTCTTAAGTCAAATGATATATCAGAAATTGAACTTACGATTACTGAAGGCAAATTCCATCAGGTGAAACGCATGTTTGAAGCTGTAGGAAAACGGGTCACTTATTTAAAAAGGCTTAAGATTGGAGAACTGCACCTTGATGAAGAGCTGGAGCTTGGGGAATACAGGGAACTCGGTGACGATGAGCTTGATTATCTTTTAACAATTACAAAGTTGAACGACTAG